In Ipomoea triloba cultivar NCNSP0323 chromosome 7, ASM357664v1, a single genomic region encodes these proteins:
- the LOC116024835 gene encoding protein FAM32A-like isoform X2, giving the protein MSAYENVVVGKLKLKGKALDVKSGSAKKKKHKKLRDRDHVFQVTRDDQTTGGSGGLSDNLYDKHDSHLTPAERRYLEHWEKINIRRLAKEAMKSHRDRIQEFNQYLANLSEHYDIPKVGPG; this is encoded by the exons ATGTCAGcatatgaaaatgtagttgttGGAAAGTTGAAGCTAAAGGGCAAGGCTCTAGATGTGAAGTCTGGAAGTGCCAAAAAGAAGAAGCACAAGAAGCTGCGTGATCGTGATCATGTGTTCCAAGTCACACGGGATGACCAAACAACAG GTGGAAGCGGTGGGTTGTCAG ATAATCTGTATGACAAGCACGACAGCCATCTTACACCAGCAGAGAGACGATACCTTGAGCACTGGGAGAAAATAAATATCCGAAGACTAGCAAAGGAAGCCATGAAATCCCATCGTGATCGAATTCAAGAGTTCAATCAGTACCTTGCTAACCTTAGTGAGCACTACGATATTCCCAAGGTTGGACCTGGTTAA
- the LOC116024835 gene encoding protein FAM32A-like isoform X1, translated as MSAYENVVVGKLKLKGKALDVKSGSAKKKKHKKLRDRDHVFQVTRDDQTTGGSGGLSDNLYDKHDSHLTPGLSDNLYDKHDSHLTPAERRYLEHWEKINIRRLAKEAMKSHRDRIQEFNQYLANLSEHYDIPKVGPG; from the exons ATGTCAGcatatgaaaatgtagttgttGGAAAGTTGAAGCTAAAGGGCAAGGCTCTAGATGTGAAGTCTGGAAGTGCCAAAAAGAAGAAGCACAAGAAGCTGCGTGATCGTGATCATGTGTTCCAAGTCACACGGGATGACCAAACAACAG GTGGAAGCGGTGGGTTGTCAGATAATCTGTATGACAAGCACGACAGCCATCTTACACCAGGGTTGTCAGATAATCTGTATGACAAGCACGACAGCCATCTTACACCAGCAGAGAGACGATACCTTGAGCACTGGGAGAAAATAAATATCCGAAGACTAGCAAAGGAAGCCATGAAATCCCATCGTGATCGAATTCAAGAGTTCAATCAGTACCTTGCTAACCTTAGTGAGCACTACGATATTCCCAAGGTTGGACCTGGTTAA
- the LOC116025753 gene encoding trihelix transcription factor ASR3, with the protein MERGSRRTRSQAAPDWTLQESLTLVNEIKAVEAEAGGTMSSFQKWQLTVEHCNALDVCRSMDQCKRKWESLLDDYRRVKPWEAKYWTASFGDSRRKELGLPEGFDLELFEAVDEYVKMQGMEVGGADTDPDQDSDPEAQPDDSLIFLERASKKQRRRSNTRKRRAEESLQSWRYALSGSVKQEQPSLGEKVEPPKIQHSAMEIEGEPSGLGDKEIEGEPSGLGDKVEEPPENKEGDDIMAEPSTGEDKQEMMALTLQKNAELINAVLEGNFAEDGDDDMMNSVPDPTDLARLQADKLIKYLGKISETLGELCEIVQECK; encoded by the exons ATGGAGAGAGGTTCTCGGCGCACCCGGTCGCAGGCGGCGCCGGACTGGACGTTACAGGAGTCGCTAACACTGGTGAACGAGATCAAAGCGGTGGAGGCGGAGGCCGGAGGCACGATGTCGTCGTTCCAGAAGTGGCAGCTCACGGTGGAGCACTGCAACGCGCTCGACGTCTGCCGGAGCATGGACCAGTGCAAGCGCAAGTGGGAATCGTTGCTCGACGATTACCGGAGAGTCAAGCCCTGGGAGGCCAAGTACTGGACGGCGTCGTTTGGCGACAGTCGAAGGAAGGAATTGGGGCTTCCGGAGGGTTTCGATTTGGAGTTGTTCGAAGCCGTTGATGAGTATGTGAAAATGCAGGGGATGGAAGTCGGCGGGGCGGATACGGATCCGGACCAGGACAGTGATCCGGAAGCTCAGCCTGATGACTCCTTAATCTTCCTGGAAAGAG CCTCAAAGAAGCAACGGCGAAGAAGCAACACTCGCAAGCGCAGAGCTGAGGAAAGTTTACAATCTTGGAGGTACGCCTTAAGTGGAAGCGTGAAGCAGGAGCAACCGAGCTTGGGTGAAAAAGTGGAACCTCCAAAGATTCAGCATTCCGCCATGGAGATAGAGGGCGAACCTTCCGGCTTGGGTGATAAGGAGATAGAGGGCGAACCTTCTGGCTTGGGTGATAAGGTAGAAGAACCTCCAGAGAACAAAGAAGGGGATGACATCATGGCTGAGCCATCCACTGGTGAAGATAAACAAGAAATGATGGCTTTAACTCTGCAGAAAAATGCTGAGCTTATCAATGCTGTACTGGAAGGTAATTTTGCGGAGGATGGAGATGACGACATGATGAATTCAGTGCCCGATCCTACTGATTTAGCGAGGCTCCAAGCCGACAAGCTCATCAAGTACCTTGGAAAAATCTCAGAGACCCTTGGTGAGCTCTGTGAGATAGTGCAAGAATGTAAGTAG